One stretch of Tepidibacter hydrothermalis DNA includes these proteins:
- a CDS encoding IS3 family transposase, producing the protein MSKITFSKDNIERLNKNPYVKRVSEKSITYSDEFKIMFIEEYLRGSTPRTIFIDAGFDVEILGVKRYEQAAARWIKAYKKDGIIGLSDTRRVNSGRPSNAPVSKDDIISKQEAKIKLLEEQLELLKKLDVTERRLVNNCVNLTNNEVYELILKTVSKKDYSGTVSYCCSILGVSRSGYYHYLKTAPSRTIRENEDLKARDIILKAYNYRGYKKGSRSIKMTLENEFGIIYSRKKIQRIMRKYSIVCPIRKANPYRRIAKATKEHRVVPNLLQRNFKQGIPGKVLLTDITYIPYGINKMAYLSAIKDSSSNDILAYHVSDRITLDIATITIKKLVNTHKADLHDEAFIHSDQGVHYTSPKFQKLLKSHNLGQSMSRRGNCWDNAPQESFFGHMKDEVDFKTCSTLEEVINKVDNYMDYYNNYRCQWGLKKMTPKQFRNHLLNAA; encoded by the coding sequence ATGAGTAAAATTACATTTTCAAAAGACAATATTGAAAGATTAAATAAGAACCCTTATGTAAAGCGCGTTAGCGAGAAGTCAATAACATACTCTGACGAGTTTAAAATAATGTTTATTGAGGAGTATTTAAGAGGAAGCACACCACGAACTATTTTCATTGATGCTGGATTTGACGTTGAAATACTTGGTGTCAAGCGCTATGAACAGGCGGCAGCCAGATGGATAAAAGCGTACAAGAAAGATGGAATTATAGGATTAAGTGATACTAGAAGAGTGAATTCAGGCAGACCAAGTAATGCTCCAGTTTCAAAGGACGATATTATTAGCAAACAAGAAGCTAAAATAAAACTGCTTGAGGAACAATTAGAATTGCTAAAAAAGCTCGACGTGACAGAAAGGAGGCTGGTAAACAACTGCGTAAATCTAACAAATAATGAAGTATATGAGTTAATTTTAAAGACTGTGTCTAAAAAAGATTATTCAGGCACAGTTTCTTATTGCTGCTCAATTTTAGGGGTTTCACGTTCAGGTTATTATCATTATTTAAAGACAGCACCTTCTAGAACTATAAGGGAGAATGAAGATTTAAAAGCTAGAGATATTATATTAAAGGCTTATAATTATAGAGGTTATAAGAAAGGTTCTAGATCAATTAAAATGACACTAGAAAATGAGTTTGGTATTATATACAGTAGAAAAAAAATCCAAAGGATTATGCGAAAATACAGTATAGTATGTCCTATAAGAAAAGCCAATCCGTATAGAAGAATAGCCAAAGCGACAAAAGAACATAGAGTAGTACCTAATCTGCTACAGAGAAATTTCAAACAGGGTATTCCTGGCAAGGTGCTACTTACTGATATCACATACATCCCTTACGGGATAAATAAAATGGCATATTTATCAGCTATCAAAGATAGCTCTAGTAACGATATTCTAGCATATCATGTATCTGATCGAATTACTTTAGATATAGCTACAATTACAATTAAAAAATTAGTTAATACACATAAAGCTGATTTACATGATGAAGCTTTTATCCATTCTGACCAAGGGGTCCACTATACAAGCCCTAAATTCCAAAAATTACTAAAAAGCCATAATCTAGGACAATCCATGTCTAGACGTGGTAACTGCTGGGATAATGCACCTCAAGAATCCTTCTTTGGTCATATGAAGGATGAAGTAGATTTCAAAACATGTTCTACACTTGAAGAAGTAATTAATAAAGTTGATAATTACATGGATTACTATAATAATTATAGATGTCAATGGGGATTAAAAAAGATGACTCCTAAACAATTTAGAAATCATCTTTTGAATGCAGCTTAA
- a CDS encoding phage distal tail protein produces the protein MSLTKGPFYIEIGNQAPFILKKILGLDGMNVNVQTKKAPFQLGKSYIDSTVDERLLSIYLALLNDNEEEKFRLREQLLRVFNPLLGQGTLKYIYGRKEKEIKAAVSQSPKFNTDDIEGPDEQLETVIHLVAADPFLLDTFNTSKEMSYLMGGLKFGLKIPTTFSYRGFKNKVMNDGEVETPVHITFYGPAKNPKVTNVTTGEFIGITKELKENEKLIIDTSFDNKLIEIEDAEGNRKNALGYIDLASVFWSLDLGLNILSYTSNNDSIKTKVSVKWKNRYTGV, from the coding sequence ATGTCCTTGACAAAGGGTCCATTTTATATTGAAATAGGAAATCAAGCCCCTTTTATTTTAAAAAAAATTCTTGGGCTTGATGGTATGAATGTAAATGTCCAAACTAAAAAAGCCCCCTTTCAACTTGGGAAAAGTTATATTGATTCTACTGTAGACGAAAGGCTTCTCAGTATTTACTTAGCTTTACTCAATGATAATGAAGAAGAAAAATTTAGATTAAGAGAACAACTTTTAAGAGTGTTTAACCCATTACTTGGGCAAGGCACTCTTAAATATATTTATGGTAGAAAAGAAAAAGAAATAAAAGCTGCAGTAAGTCAATCACCAAAATTTAATACTGATGATATAGAGGGACCAGATGAGCAACTTGAAACAGTTATTCATCTGGTTGCTGCAGATCCTTTTCTCTTGGACACATTTAATACAAGTAAAGAAATGAGTTATTTAATGGGAGGACTTAAATTTGGACTTAAAATCCCAACTACTTTTTCATATAGAGGATTTAAAAATAAAGTTATGAATGATGGAGAGGTTGAAACTCCAGTTCATATAACTTTCTATGGACCAGCAAAAAATCCTAAAGTTACAAATGTAACTACAGGAGAATTTATAGGCATAACAAAAGAGCTAAAGGAAAATGAAAAATTAATAATAGATACAAGTTTTGATAATAAACTAATTGAAATAGAGGATGCAGAAGGTAATAGAAAAAATGCTCTTGGCTATATAGATTTAGCGAGTGTATTTTGGAGCTTAGATTTAGGGCTTAACATACTAAGTTATACAAGTAATAACGATTCCATAAAGACAAAGGTATCAGTTAAGTGGAAAAATCGTTATACGGGAGTTTAA
- a CDS encoding siphovirus ReqiPepy6 Gp37-like family protein encodes MNQNLILRIIDPEFNLLGEINHEYFFIHEKFNSCGKFELRINRHKKYVEHLQEGNIVFLNEEDAGIIEHREISVDESGKASEDWLIKGYTLKGILRNRVIIPPTDQDYDEITADAETVLKHYIEKNIVVPTDPLRKIDNFVLAENRRRGINITWKSSHKNLAEELKKISLYTNLGLCMKLDFINKQFVFDILEGKNLTQKQQVNDPVLFSIDFANIKSQNYVESSLDHKNVAYIGGQGEGAQRQIETVGNSTGLKRKEIFIDARDINTGLQERGLQKLHEYQKVKTFEGEILNTGPFKYKKDWDLGDIVTLQNKDWGITIDSRITEIKKTYSENGLDIDVNFGNKIPTILDKIKREIRN; translated from the coding sequence TTGAACCAAAACCTTATATTAAGAATAATAGATCCAGAGTTTAATTTATTAGGGGAGATTAATCATGAATACTTCTTTATTCATGAAAAATTTAATTCTTGTGGAAAGTTTGAATTAAGAATTAATAGACATAAAAAATATGTTGAGCACCTTCAAGAAGGTAACATCGTCTTTTTAAATGAAGAAGATGCAGGAATAATTGAGCATAGAGAAATATCAGTTGATGAATCAGGAAAAGCTTCAGAGGATTGGTTGATAAAAGGATATACTCTAAAAGGTATTTTAAGAAATAGAGTTATCATTCCACCAACAGATCAGGACTATGATGAAATAACTGCAGATGCAGAGACTGTTTTAAAACATTATATTGAAAAAAACATTGTAGTTCCTACAGATCCACTTCGAAAAATTGATAATTTTGTGTTGGCTGAAAATAGAAGAAGAGGAATTAATATAACCTGGAAAAGTAGTCATAAGAATCTAGCTGAAGAACTTAAAAAAATATCTTTATATACAAATTTAGGTTTATGCATGAAGCTTGATTTCATAAATAAACAGTTTGTATTTGATATTTTAGAAGGTAAAAACTTAACTCAAAAACAACAGGTCAATGACCCTGTACTTTTCAGCATTGATTTTGCAAACATCAAAAGTCAAAATTATGTTGAATCTAGCCTGGATCATAAAAATGTTGCTTATATCGGAGGGCAAGGCGAAGGAGCTCAAAGACAAATTGAAACTGTAGGAAATTCTACTGGATTAAAAAGAAAAGAAATATTTATAGATGCTAGAGACATAAACACAGGACTCCAGGAAAGAGGACTTCAGAAACTGCATGAGTATCAGAAAGTCAAAACCTTTGAAGGTGAGATTCTAAACACTGGACCTTTTAAATATAAAAAGGACTGGGACTTGGGGGACATTGTTACTTTACAAAATAAAGATTGGGGAATAACAATTGACTCCAGGATTACAGAAATTAAAAAGACTTATTCAGAAAACGGATTAGATATAGACGTTAATTTTGGAAATAAAATTCCAACGATTTTAGATAAAATCAAAAGAGAAATAAGAAATTAA
- a CDS encoding hemolysin XhlA family protein, producing the protein MDNELCLEKHKQITETLELHTKTLDKHTDEIENLRENGREYKVQIQNLCKQIEDLTKTIKWFMGLLGGSFVGFFFYAVQRLL; encoded by the coding sequence ATGGATAACGAATTATGTTTAGAAAAGCATAAACAAATTACAGAAACATTAGAATTACATACAAAAACACTAGATAAACATACAGACGAGATAGAAAATTTAAGAGAAAATGGACGAGAGTATAAAGTTCAAATTCAAAATTTATGTAAGCAAATAGAAGACTTAACTAAAACTATCAAATGGTTTATGGGATTATTAGGGGGAAGCTTTGTAGGCTTCTTTTTTTATGCAGTTCAAAGATTATTATAG
- a CDS encoding YcbK family protein, with product MIYKGQSKYKDKPITEHFRVGEIVCHDGSSEYIINSKALEGLEKLREIIKKPIIINSGYRTVSYNKRCGGSPKSQHLVGNAIDFHVKGMSTEDIYHIMKTHNMIGKEFKGIGLYNTFVHVDVRPNPNRRGYSFWDMRK from the coding sequence ATGATATATAAAGGACAGAGTAAATATAAAGATAAACCTATAACAGAGCATTTTAGAGTTGGAGAAATAGTTTGTCATGATGGAAGTTCAGAATACATAATTAACAGTAAAGCTCTTGAAGGACTTGAAAAGTTAAGAGAGATAATAAAAAAGCCTATAATTATTAACAGTGGATATAGGACTGTAAGTTATAACAAAAGATGTGGTGGTAGTCCTAAGAGCCAGCACTTGGTTGGTAATGCTATAGATTTTCACGTTAAAGGTATGAGTACAGAAGATATATATCATATTATGAAAACTCATAATATGATTGGGAAAGAGTTTAAGGGCATAGGGTTATATAATACGTTTGTTCATGTAGATGTACGTCCTAATCCTAATAGAAGGGGCTATTCATTTTGGGATATGAGAAAGTAA
- a CDS encoding helix-turn-helix transcriptional regulator translates to MRSISVKNNLKSIRMREYMIDNQKEFAKLLGVNYRQYNRYETEGVVPSLEIALKIASKLNKKVEDVFYLCE, encoded by the coding sequence GTGAGAAGTATAAGTGTTAAAAATAATCTTAAGTCTATAAGAATGAGAGAATATATGATAGATAATCAAAAAGAGTTTGCAAAATTATTAGGTGTTAATTATAGGCAATATAATAGATATGAAACAGAAGGAGTTGTTCCATCGTTAGAAATTGCTTTAAAAATTGCTAGTAAATTAAATAAGAAAGTTGAAGATGTATTTTACTTATGCGAATAA
- a CDS encoding ParM/StbA family protein, with amino-acid sequence MLIGIDHGYTYTKSSKGIIFPSRVRTGEDLDINETITVEINGVSYVVGEQESNYSIDTNKVNDEKTKICILTSIALSSKQKFGEVDIITGLPPGHYKNQKKSLKQMLLDESIFKMKVNGENKIIKINKADVFLQGAGPIFMSPNKYKNSKVLVIDIGGLTVDVCYFEKMKLIKYRTYEKGMLKLYSKMVSDVNSKFDLNHSVLDGERILKEGVKIYGQQQNADFLNEVTSAHIDSFITDIKLDFPIKTMDHVLLIGGGGKGLYQNIKDYIPNIELLPDSQYINALAYEQIGKVRFNA; translated from the coding sequence ATGTTAATAGGAATAGATCACGGTTATACTTATACAAAAAGTTCAAAAGGGATTATTTTCCCTTCGAGAGTTAGAACAGGGGAAGACTTAGATATTAATGAAACTATAACTGTAGAAATTAATGGAGTTTCTTATGTAGTGGGAGAGCAAGAAAGCAATTACTCTATAGACACAAACAAAGTGAATGATGAAAAGACTAAGATATGTATCTTAACATCTATAGCTTTATCATCAAAACAAAAATTTGGAGAAGTAGACATTATAACTGGTCTTCCTCCAGGACACTATAAAAATCAGAAAAAATCATTAAAACAAATGCTCTTAGATGAAAGTATTTTTAAAATGAAAGTGAATGGGGAAAATAAAATTATTAAGATTAATAAAGCGGATGTTTTCTTACAAGGTGCAGGACCTATTTTTATGAGCCCCAATAAATATAAGAACTCAAAGGTTTTAGTAATAGACATAGGAGGACTTACGGTAGATGTGTGTTATTTTGAAAAAATGAAGCTAATTAAATATCGTACTTATGAGAAAGGAATGCTGAAATTATATAGCAAGATGGTATCAGATGTTAATTCTAAGTTTGATTTAAACCATTCGGTGTTAGATGGAGAAAGGATATTAAAAGAAGGAGTTAAGATTTATGGCCAGCAGCAAAATGCAGACTTTTTAAATGAAGTGACAAGTGCTCATATAGACAGTTTTATTACAGATATAAAGCTTGATTTTCCTATTAAGACTATGGATCATGTACTTCTTATTGGTGGAGGAGGAAAGGGTTTATACCAAAATATAAAAGATTACATTCCGAATATAGAACTCTTGCCAGATAGTCAATATATTAATGCTCTAGCTTATGAACAAATAGGTAAGGTGAGATTCAATGCCTAA
- the miaB gene encoding tRNA (N6-isopentenyl adenosine(37)-C2)-methylthiotransferase MiaB: protein MGKRKQVHVPIEKIREQDKYIEIIREQNDRYFEMTGKRKFYFTQTYGCQMNEHDSEKLDAMLNEMGYDKTDKTEDADLIIYNTCAVRENAELKVYGNLGHLKVLKEKNPNLVIAVCGCMMQQPHVVEEIKKKFKHVNLVFGTHNLYKFAQLFSESLESDQILVDVWDVDGEVVEGLKSNRKYELKAFVNIAYGCNNFCTYCIVPYTRGRERSRNPEDIIEEVKDLAQNGTKEITLLGQNVNSYGNTFETPFSFSNLLRELNKIDGIERIRFMTSHPKDLSDDLIYAMKECDKVCEYLHLPIQSGSTKVLKEMNRKYTKEDYLALVKKIKAEIPGVTLSTDIMIGFPGETEEDFLDTLDIVKKVEYDSAFTFIYSIRRGTPAASMENQIPNDVKHERFDRLLEEVNNIAKKKNMKYKDEVVEVLVEGKSKNDSSKLSGRTRHNKLVNFEGPDELIGQLVNLKIAEVRRFSLNGILIKE, encoded by the coding sequence TTGGGTAAAAGAAAACAAGTGCATGTTCCTATAGAAAAGATAAGAGAACAGGATAAATATATAGAAATTATTAGAGAACAAAACGATAGATATTTTGAAATGACTGGAAAGAGAAAATTCTATTTTACTCAAACATACGGTTGTCAAATGAATGAGCATGATTCTGAAAAGCTAGATGCTATGTTAAATGAAATGGGATACGATAAGACAGATAAAACTGAAGACGCCGATCTTATAATATACAATACTTGTGCAGTTAGAGAAAATGCAGAGCTTAAGGTATATGGAAATTTAGGTCATTTAAAGGTTTTAAAAGAAAAAAATCCTAATCTTGTGATTGCTGTTTGTGGTTGTATGATGCAGCAACCACATGTGGTTGAAGAAATAAAGAAGAAGTTTAAGCACGTAAATTTAGTATTTGGAACACATAATTTATATAAATTTGCACAACTTTTTTCTGAATCATTAGAAAGTGATCAAATACTTGTAGATGTTTGGGATGTAGATGGAGAAGTTGTTGAAGGATTAAAAAGCAATAGAAAATATGAATTAAAAGCATTTGTTAATATAGCATATGGATGCAACAATTTCTGTACTTACTGTATAGTACCGTATACTAGAGGTAGAGAAAGAAGTAGAAATCCAGAAGATATAATAGAAGAAGTTAAGGATCTTGCGCAAAATGGAACTAAAGAAATAACACTGTTAGGTCAAAATGTAAATTCGTATGGAAATACATTTGAAACTCCATTTTCTTTTTCAAATCTTTTAAGAGAGCTTAACAAGATAGATGGAATAGAAAGAATAAGGTTTATGACATCTCACCCTAAAGATTTATCTGATGATTTAATATATGCTATGAAAGAGTGTGATAAGGTATGTGAGTATTTACATTTACCTATACAGTCTGGTAGTACTAAAGTTTTAAAAGAAATGAATAGAAAATATACTAAAGAAGATTATTTGGCTTTGGTAAAAAAAATAAAAGCAGAGATACCAGGAGTTACTTTATCTACAGATATAATGATTGGTTTTCCTGGGGAAACAGAAGAGGATTTCTTAGATACACTTGATATAGTTAAAAAAGTAGAATATGATTCTGCATTTACATTTATATATTCTATTAGAAGAGGAACTCCAGCGGCATCTATGGAAAATCAAATCCCTAATGATGTAAAGCATGAACGTTTTGATAGATTATTGGAAGAAGTTAATAATATAGCTAAAAAGAAAAATATGAAGTATAAGGATGAGGTTGTAGAAGTTTTAGTTGAAGGAAAGAGTAAGAATGACAGTTCAAAACTTTCTGGTAGAACTAGACACAATAAGCTTGTTAACTTTGAAGGTCCTGATGAACTTATAGGACAATTGGTTAATTTAAAAATAGCTGAAGTTAGAAGATTTTCATTAAATGGAATACTTATCAAAGAATAG
- the mutS gene encoding DNA mismatch repair protein MutS — MMKQYFQIKENYKDSILFFRLGDFYEMFFEDAIVASRVLEIALTGKNCGLEERAPMCGVPFHSSSSYISKLIENGYKVAICEQVEDPSVSKGLVKRDVVRVVSPGTVMEENLLDNKKNNYLLSVYKEDNTIGISYVDITTGDFYATRIEESNLIEEIAKVQPKEVIYFNVESEQLQTICTLNNSYLNNDSSMYYNDDDNILEKYFSKDYINTLNLNENIHMKFSLIGLLNYIFSTQKQISSNISTISIYNSNDFMSIDMFTRLNLELTRTLRSKQKKGSLLHVLDRTNTAMGGRLLRKWIEQPLINKEKIQERLDLIEEIKDDFSLREDLNEELKNIYDIERLCGKLAFEKINPKELINLKESIKKIPGIKELLRESNTKHMKKLVNDIDDLIDIYKLIDESIIEEPSLTLKDGNIIKSSYDEDINRLRDLTKNGAAVISEIEDKERSKTGIKSLKIGFNKVFGYYIEITKANLKQFETPNYYIRKQTLSNAERFITEELKTIEEQILNAKEKIKDLEYSIFIQVRSRLYENINRIQQVAKTIAFIDVINSLGKVAYQNNYCKPNITDKDKLCIVNGRHPVVENIIGEENFVPNDTELNTSDSKIGIITGPNMAGKSTYMRQVSLIALLAHIGSFVPAQRADIPIVDRIFTRVGASDDLSQGQSTFMVEMTEVSHILKNATKNSLVILDEIGRGTSTFDGLSLAWSIVEYINEKIGCKTLFATHYHELTELEEKLFGIKNYCVAVKEQGEDIIFLRKIIKGGADQSYGIHVAKLAELPEAVIKRANEILEQLEGCEEKKEDFSMKVKESAVTNEEYSIDNKKDASNEQISFGILEKETILKEILSLNIVGMTPIDAMNALYNLQNKAKLIGDDVN; from the coding sequence ATGATGAAACAATATTTTCAAATAAAAGAAAATTATAAAGATAGTATACTTTTCTTTAGACTTGGAGATTTTTATGAAATGTTTTTTGAGGATGCAATAGTTGCATCTAGAGTACTAGAAATAGCTTTGACTGGGAAAAATTGTGGTCTTGAAGAAAGAGCTCCTATGTGTGGAGTGCCTTTTCATTCATCTAGTTCTTATATATCAAAATTAATTGAAAATGGATATAAAGTAGCTATATGTGAACAAGTAGAAGATCCATCTGTTTCTAAAGGGTTAGTAAAAAGAGATGTTGTAAGGGTTGTAAGTCCTGGAACTGTAATGGAAGAAAATTTACTAGATAATAAAAAGAATAACTATTTATTGTCTGTATATAAGGAAGATAATACAATAGGTATATCTTATGTTGATATAACCACTGGCGATTTTTATGCAACTAGAATAGAGGAATCTAATTTGATTGAAGAAATTGCTAAAGTTCAACCTAAAGAAGTAATATATTTTAACGTAGAAAGTGAGCAGTTACAAACAATATGCACGCTTAACAATTCTTATTTAAATAATGACTCATCTATGTATTACAATGATGATGATAATATTTTAGAAAAGTATTTTTCTAAAGACTATATAAATACACTTAATTTAAATGAGAATATTCATATGAAATTCAGTTTGATTGGTCTTTTGAATTATATTTTTTCAACACAAAAACAAATATCTTCTAATATAAGTACTATTTCAATTTATAATTCTAATGATTTTATGTCTATTGATATGTTCACACGACTAAATTTAGAACTTACACGAACACTAAGAAGCAAACAAAAAAAAGGATCTTTACTTCATGTATTAGATAGAACTAATACTGCTATGGGAGGGAGGCTTTTAAGAAAATGGATTGAGCAACCTCTTATTAATAAGGAAAAAATACAAGAAAGACTTGATTTAATAGAAGAGATAAAAGATGATTTTTCTTTGAGAGAAGACCTTAATGAGGAATTGAAAAACATATATGATATAGAAAGATTGTGTGGGAAACTAGCTTTTGAAAAAATAAATCCTAAAGAACTTATAAATCTTAAAGAATCAATTAAGAAGATACCAGGTATAAAAGAGTTACTACGAGAATCTAATACTAAACATATGAAAAAATTAGTAAATGATATAGATGATTTGATTGATATTTATAAATTGATAGATGAATCTATAATTGAAGAACCATCATTAACTTTAAAAGATGGTAATATAATAAAATCAAGTTATGATGAAGATATAAATAGACTAAGAGATTTAACTAAAAATGGAGCAGCTGTTATAAGTGAAATAGAAGATAAAGAAAGAAGTAAAACAGGAATAAAATCTTTAAAAATAGGTTTTAATAAAGTGTTTGGATATTATATAGAAATAACTAAAGCTAATTTAAAGCAATTCGAAACACCTAATTACTATATAAGAAAACAGACACTAAGCAATGCGGAAAGATTTATAACTGAAGAATTAAAAACAATTGAAGAGCAAATTTTGAATGCAAAAGAAAAAATAAAAGATCTTGAATATAGTATATTTATACAAGTTAGAAGCAGACTGTATGAAAATATAAATAGAATTCAACAAGTTGCTAAAACAATAGCATTTATAGATGTTATAAATTCATTAGGTAAGGTTGCTTATCAAAATAATTACTGTAAGCCTAATATAACTGATAAGGATAAACTTTGTATAGTAAATGGAAGACATCCTGTTGTTGAAAACATAATAGGAGAAGAAAACTTTGTTCCAAATGACACTGAGCTTAATACTTCAGATAGTAAAATTGGTATAATTACAGGACCTAATATGGCTGGAAAGTCGACATATATGAGGCAGGTATCTTTAATAGCGTTGTTAGCACATATAGGATCTTTTGTACCTGCACAAAGAGCGGATATACCTATTGTAGATAGAATATTCACAAGAGTTGGAGCAAGTGATGATTTATCTCAAGGACAGAGTACCTTTATGGTAGAAATGACTGAAGTATCTCATATTTTAAAGAATGCTACCAAAAATAGTTTGGTGATACTTGACGAAATAGGCAGGGGAACTAGTACATTTGATGGACTTAGTTTAGCTTGGTCTATTGTGGAGTACATCAATGAAAAAATAGGATGTAAAACATTATTTGCTACTCACTACCATGAATTAACAGAACTAGAAGAAAAGCTATTTGGGATTAAAAACTATTGTGTTGCTGTAAAAGAACAAGGTGAAGATATAATCTTCTTAAGAAAGATTATAAAAGGTGGGGCAGATCAAAGTTATGGAATACATGTTGCAAAACTTGCTGAGTTACCTGAAGCTGTTATAAAAAGAGCAAATGAAATATTAGAGCAACTAGAAGGCTGCGAAGAAAAAAAAGAAGACTTCTCTATGAAAGTTAAAGAAAGTGCTGTAACTAATGAAGAATATAGTATTGATAATAAAAAAGATGCTTCAAATGAACAAATTAGTTTTGGAATTTTAGAAAAAGAGACTATATTAAAAGAGATATTATCTTTAAATATAGTTGGTATGACACCTATTGATGCTATGAATGCTTTATATAATCTTCAAAATAAGGCTAAATTAATCGGAGATGATGTAAATTGA